In the Streptomyces sp. SJL17-4 genome, AAGTCCACCCTGCTCCGTGCCCTCTCCCGGATGCTGAAGCCCAGCCAGGGGCGTGTCCTGCTCGACGGGCAGTCGATCCAGACCATGCCCGCCAAGAAGGTCGCCAAGACCCTCGGGCTGCTGCCCCAGACCTCCGTGGCGCCCGACGGCATCACCGTCGCCGACCTCGTCGCCCGTGGCCGCTACCCGCACCAGGGGCTGCTGCGCCAGTGGTCGCCGGAGGACGAGCGCATCACCCGGGAGTCGATGGAGGCGACCGGTGTCGCCGAGCTGGCCGAGCGGTACGTCGACGAGCTCTCCGGCGGTCAGCGGCAGCGCGTCTGGATCGCCATGGCGCTCGCCCAGCAGACCCCGCTGCTGCTGCTCGACGAGCCGACGACGTATCTCGACATCCAGCACCAGATCGACGTGCTCGACCTGTGCGCCGAGCTGCACGAGACCCAGGGCCGGACGCTCGTCGCCGTGCTGCACGACCTCAACCACGCGGCGCGGTACGCGACCCACCTCATCGCCGTACGGGACGGCGAGGTGGTCGCCGAGGGGCCGCCGGCCGAGGTGGTGACCGCCGAGCTCGTGGAGCGGGTCTTCGGGCTGCGCTGCCAGGTCATCGACGACCCCGAGACCGGGACGCCGCTGGTCGTGCCGGCCGGGCGGAAGGCCCGTGTCCCGCGGCCCGTCTCGGCGTCGGCGTCGCCGGAGCCCGCGCTCCGTACCTGAGGTGGCTCCGTACCTGAGCTAGAGGAGGGAGCGGAGGCGGAGCAGGTCGCGGAAGCCGGCCTCCAACTTGACCCGGCCCGAGGCCCAGGCCTTCGCGAAGTTCAGTTCCCCGCCCACCATCGCCACCAGGTCGTCGCCGGTCATCGCCAGCCGGATCTGCGCCTTGGCCGGCGGCGGGCCCGTCACCGTGGACTCGACCTCGATCCGGCCGCCCGCGAGACGGCCCGTGAACGTGGTGTCCAGGTCGGTGATGTGGCAGCTCAGGGTGCGGTCGAGCGCGGCCGCGCCGCGTACGTCGCCGTCCGCCCGCGCGAGGTTGTCCGAGAGTGTGTCGAGTGCGTCGCGGCACTCCGTGATCGTCGCCATCGCCGTCGACCGTACCCCAGGGGTTCGCGGTAGCGTCGGGAGCATGAACGACGCGATGCCCGAGCCTGCGGACGCGATGCCCGAACCCGAGACGGTGCCCCCGCGGGACGGCGGCCACGAGCCCGCCGCGGCCGCGCCGCTGGAGGTCGTACGGGAGCTCACCGGGCACCCCGGGGTCGACACCCACCTGGCGCGTCTCGCCGAGGTGGACGACCTCCCGGCGGACGGACACCTGGAGGTGTACGAGGATGTACACCGTGGACTGCGCGCCGAGCTGACCTCGCTCGACGCGCACCCCGCCCCCCGTCCGTACGAAAACAGGAGCTGAACCGAACGTGGCAGGAGTGGCACGACGCCGCCTCGACGCCGAGCTGGTCCGGCGCAAGCTCGCGCGCTCGCGCGAGCACGCCAGCCAGCTGATCGCCGCGGGCCGGGTGACCGTCGGCAAGACCGTCGCCACCAAGCCCGCCACCCAGGTCGAGACCGCCGCGGCCATCGTCGTCGTCCAGGACGACTCCGACCCCGACTACGTCTCGCGCGGCGGCCACAAGCTCGCCGGGGCCTTCGAGGCCTTCGTCCCGCTCGGGCTGCAGGTCGAGGGCCGGCGCGCCCTCGACGCCGGGGCCTCCACCGGCGGCTTCACCGACGTGCTGCTGCGGGCCGGCGCCGCCCATGTCGTCGCCGTCGACGTCGGCTACGGGCAGCTCGCCTGGTCGCTGCAGAGCGACGAGCGGGTCACCGTGAAGGACCGGACGAACGTACGGGAGTTGACACTCGACGCGATCGACGGCGTGCCCGTCGATCTTGTCGTCGGTGACCTCTCGTTCATCCCGCTCGGCCTCGTCCTGCCGGCCCTCGCGGCCTGCACGGCGCCCGACGCCGACCTCGTCCTGATGGTGAAGCCGCAGTTCGAGGTGGGTAAGGAGCGGCTCGGTACGGGCGGAGTCGTCCGGAGCACCGAACTTCGCGCCGACGCCGTGAAGAACGTCGCCCGGCGGGCCGCCGAGCTCGGCCTCGGCGTCCTGGGCGTCACCGCGAGCCCGCTGCCCGGCCCCTCCGGCAACGTCGAGTACTTTCTGTGGCTGCGGGCAGGGGCGCCCGCGCTGGATCCGGCGGATGTCGACCGCGCCGTGGCGGAAGGACCTCGTTGAGCTCAACGGCAGCAGCACCAGAGACCGCACCACGTACCGTCTTCCTGCTCGCGCACACCGGCAGGCCCGCCGCCGTGCGCAGCGCCGAACTGGTCGTCCTCGGACTGCTGCGCTGCGGCATCGGCGTCCGCGTCCTGGAGGCCGAGGCGGAGGACCTGCCGCTGCCGCCGTCCGTCGAGAAGGTGAAGGAGGCCTGCTCCGACGCCCTCGACGGCTGTGAACTCCTCGTCGTCCTCGGCGGCGACGGCACCCTGCTGCGCGGCGCCGAGTTCTCCCGCGCCTCCGGCGTCCCGATGCTCGGCGTCAACCTCGGCCGCGTCGGCTTCCTCGCGGAGGCCGAGCGGGACGACCTCGACAAGGTCGTCGACCGGGTCGTGACGAAGGCGTACGAGGTCGAGGAGCGGATGACCCTCGACGTCGTCGTGTACGAGAACGGCGACGTCCTGCACCGCGACTGGGCGCTCAACGAGGCCGCCGTGCAGAAGGTGTCCCCGGAACGGATGCTGGAGGTCGTCCTCGCGATCGACGGGCGGCCGGTGACCGGCTTCGGCTGCGACGGGGTGATCTGCGCGACACCGACCGGATCCACCGCGTACGCCTTCTCGGCGGGCGGCCCGGTCGTCTGGCCCGAGGTCGAGGCGCTGCTCATGGTCCCGATCGGGGCCCACGCCCTGTTCGCCAAGCCGCTCATCACCACCCCCGAGTCGGTGCTCGCCGTCGAGGTCGAGCCGCACACCCCGCACGGGGTCCTGTGGTGCGACGGGCGGCGGACGGTGGAACTCCCTGCGGGGGCGCGGGTCGAGGTGCGGCGGGGTGCCGTACCGGTCCGGCTCGCCCGGCTCCACCACGCCTCCTTCACGGACCGGCTCGTCGCGAAGTTCGCCCTGCCCGTGTCGGGGTGGCGGGGCGGGGCTCGCTGACGCAGCCTCCCGCGTCCGCCCGCTCCGGTGGGAGGGCGCCGGCCGGCGTACACCCCGGCCGGCCGGCTCCGGCGGGAGCGAACGATCGGCACGCCGGAGAGTTACGCCCGGGGGTGATGTCGCATCGCACCAGGGAAACCTCGTATGGTCTGGGGCGTGCTGGAGGAGATGCGGATACGGTCGCTCGGGGTCATCGACGACGCGGTGGTCGAGCTGTCGCCCGGCTTCACCGCGGTGACCGGTGAGACCGGTGCGGGCAAGACCATGGTGGTGACCAGCCTGGGCCTGCTGCTCGGCGGCAGGGCCGATCCGGCCCTGGTGCGGATCGGCGCGGCCTCGGCCGTCGTCGAGGGGCGGATCAGCGTGCCCGCGGGCGCGCCCGCCGCCGTACGCGCCGAGGAAGCCGGGGCGGAGCTGGAGGACGGGGTGCTGCTCGTCAGCCGTACCGTCTCGGCCGAGGGACGCTCGCGGGCCCACCTCGGCGGGCGTTCCGTGCCCGTCGGGCTGCTCGCCGAGCTCGCCGACGAACTCGTCGCCGTCCACGGCCAGACCGACCAGCAGGGCCTGCTCAAGCCGGCCCGGCAGCGCGGGGCGCTCGACCGGTACGCGGGCGAGGCCGTCTCCGTGCCGCTCGCCGCCTACGCGGAGGCGTACCGGCGGCTGCGTGCCGTCACCGGCGAGCTGGACGAGATCACCACGCGGGCGCGGGAGCGGGCCCAGGAGGCCGATCTGCTGCGGTTCGGGCTCGGCGAGATCGAGGCCGTCGCCCCGCGCGCGGGGGAGGACACCGAACTCGCCGCCGAGGCGGAACGGCTCGGCCACGCCGAGGCCCTCGCCTCCGCGGCCGCGCTCGCGCACGCCGCGCTCGCGGGCGTTCCCGAGGATCCCGAGTCCGTCGACGCCACGACGCTCGTCGCGGGCGCCGGCCGGGCCCTGGAGGCCGTACGGTCGCACGACCCGGCCCTCGCCGCGCTCGCCGACCGGATGGGGGAGATCTCCATCCTGCTCGGCGACGTGGCCACCGAGCTCGCCGGATACGCCGACGACCTGGACGCCGACCCGCTGCGGCTCGCCGCCGTGGAGGAGCGGCGGGCGGCGCTGACGCAGCTGACCCGGAAGTACGGGGAGGACATCGCCTCCGTCCTCGCCTGGGCGGAGGAGAGTGCCGGCCGGCTCGGAGAGCTGGACGGCGACGACGACCGCATCGAGGAACTCACCGCCGAGCGCGATCGGCTGCGCGACGATCTGTCGGTGCTCGCGCAGCGGCTCACCGACGCCCGTACGGAGGCCGCCGACCGGTTCGCCGACGCGGTCACCGCCGAACTCGCCTCGCTCGCCATGCCCCACGCGCGCGTGTCCTTCGACATCCGGCAGACCGAGGACCCCGACGGCGTCGAGGTGGGCGGCCGCCGGGTCGCCTACAGCCCCTCCGGGGCCGACGAGGTCGAGCTGCTGCTCGCCCCGCACCCCGGGGCCCCGCCGCGGCCGATCGCCAAGGGCGCGTC is a window encoding:
- a CDS encoding SCP2 sterol-binding domain-containing protein; translated protein: MATITECRDALDTLSDNLARADGDVRGAAALDRTLSCHITDLDTTFTGRLAGGRIEVESTVTGPPPAKAQIRLAMTGDDLVAMVGGELNFAKAWASGRVKLEAGFRDLLRLRSLL
- a CDS encoding ABC transporter ATP-binding protein → MDGRQQRLSAESVTLAYEQRVIARDLSVEIPDNSFTVIVGPNACGKSTLLRALSRMLKPSQGRVLLDGQSIQTMPAKKVAKTLGLLPQTSVAPDGITVADLVARGRYPHQGLLRQWSPEDERITRESMEATGVAELAERYVDELSGGQRQRVWIAMALAQQTPLLLLDEPTTYLDIQHQIDVLDLCAELHETQGRTLVAVLHDLNHAARYATHLIAVRDGEVVAEGPPAEVVTAELVERVFGLRCQVIDDPETGTPLVVPAGRKARVPRPVSASASPEPALRT
- a CDS encoding TlyA family RNA methyltransferase; translated protein: MAGVARRRLDAELVRRKLARSREHASQLIAAGRVTVGKTVATKPATQVETAAAIVVVQDDSDPDYVSRGGHKLAGAFEAFVPLGLQVEGRRALDAGASTGGFTDVLLRAGAAHVVAVDVGYGQLAWSLQSDERVTVKDRTNVRELTLDAIDGVPVDLVVGDLSFIPLGLVLPALAACTAPDADLVLMVKPQFEVGKERLGTGGVVRSTELRADAVKNVARRAAELGLGVLGVTASPLPGPSGNVEYFLWLRAGAPALDPADVDRAVAEGPR
- the recN gene encoding DNA repair protein RecN; this encodes MVWGVLEEMRIRSLGVIDDAVVELSPGFTAVTGETGAGKTMVVTSLGLLLGGRADPALVRIGAASAVVEGRISVPAGAPAAVRAEEAGAELEDGVLLVSRTVSAEGRSRAHLGGRSVPVGLLAELADELVAVHGQTDQQGLLKPARQRGALDRYAGEAVSVPLAAYAEAYRRLRAVTGELDEITTRARERAQEADLLRFGLGEIEAVAPRAGEDTELAAEAERLGHAEALASAAALAHAALAGVPEDPESVDATTLVAGAGRALEAVRSHDPALAALADRMGEISILLGDVATELAGYADDLDADPLRLAAVEERRAALTQLTRKYGEDIASVLAWAEESAGRLGELDGDDDRIEELTAERDRLRDDLSVLAQRLTDARTEAADRFADAVTAELASLAMPHARVSFDIRQTEDPDGVEVGGRRVAYSPSGADEVELLLAPHPGAPPRPIAKGASGGELSRVMLAVEVVFAGVDPVPTYLFDEVDAGVGGKAAVEIGRRLAKLARSAQVVVVTHLPQVAAFADRQLLVEKTNDGSVTRSGVTVLEGEERVRELSRMLAGQEDSETARAHAEELLATARADG
- a CDS encoding NAD kinase; the protein is MSSTAAAPETAPRTVFLLAHTGRPAAVRSAELVVLGLLRCGIGVRVLEAEAEDLPLPPSVEKVKEACSDALDGCELLVVLGGDGTLLRGAEFSRASGVPMLGVNLGRVGFLAEAERDDLDKVVDRVVTKAYEVEERMTLDVVVYENGDVLHRDWALNEAAVQKVSPERMLEVVLAIDGRPVTGFGCDGVICATPTGSTAYAFSAGGPVVWPEVEALLMVPIGAHALFAKPLITTPESVLAVEVEPHTPHGVLWCDGRRTVELPAGARVEVRRGAVPVRLARLHHASFTDRLVAKFALPVSGWRGGAR